The following is a genomic window from Nicotiana tabacum cultivar K326 chromosome 3, ASM71507v2, whole genome shotgun sequence.
TTCCATCCATACTCAAGTTTTCCGGCATCTGAGCTGCCCGACATAGCCTAGTAACTAGGGAAAGGAAGAAGAAACCATACCTCTTCACCAGACAACGAGTTAATATCTCCTCATAAATAAGCTTGGCCACGTCAAAATTGTGACCATTCATGAAACACCAAATCAATGCAGCTTGAGGAGCATTCACGTCTGTGGTATTAGAGGACAAGAGCAGACGGTTGTTGATGAAATACATCCaacacttcccttcaaaggtgAGTGCCGCTAAATGGAACTTATGCATATGTTTCATCCACACAATTTCCTTGCTAGGCACACAAATTGTTTCAAAGAATAACTCTCTCTGGTGTATCGTCTACCATAGGCTTCATAGTAGTCGTCCATCTCAGCCACAGGTGAGGGCAGCCAGTATGCTCTCCGAATGGCCTCAACAGAGGCGTCCACATTCTTCTTGCGCACTGTGCACACACCGTTCACATATTCTTTAACGTTGGCATAAAATTTTCACACAACCATCAAATTTGTGTCATCCGGTTCTTCAAAGAAAATCTCCAACTCGCGCTAGACCAACTCATTATACAAGTTGGGACAGCCATATTGGAGAGACCCTATATTCATGCCCCTCTCTGGTATGGGCTTCTTGGCTTCCTTGTTAGCAAAACGGTCCTGAGCTGTAGTGGAGACGAACTTGTTACTATCATAAGGACGAGCAGGAGTTGAAGCGCGCGCTCTGGAGGATCTAGCTTGGCCGGTGGATGAAGCACCGGTGGTTCGACATTTTTTGGAAGGTGCCATAGTACCTGAAATAAAGAACATCATCAGCGAAACACAAAAGATGTGAACCAAAGGCTTCATCTGCACAATAGGTCACAATTAACATTAATAACTCACTGAGGCATTTTAACAAACACTTTATATGCACCATTCATCGGAGTCCCCAATTAACAAAGTTATAAGCCAAACTCCATCACAATTGCCCCAATGTCACCCACATATGTCAAGAGATACATCTACAACAACCTCAACAAACCTACTAGCATACAAGAGCACACTAAAAAAATAtactaaagaaaagaaagaaaaactactacatcaccaagaactcaaatatcCCAACAAGAATTAAAACAATGAATCTTACATGGTAGAGATGTGGTTAGGGTAGGTGAAGAGACCGTtagaagagagaagagagtgGATTGTGTGTGATTTGATCATGAATGGGGAGTATAAGGTTTGGGGTTATTTGGGAAGAAATAGAGGAGTTGGGTGTTTTGATTTGGGAGTGAGGGTTTAGGTTTAGGCGTGAATAAATAAGAAGAGGGAGAGAGATATCGGGTTGGGGGGATAAGTTAGTATATTACAATTAAAAGAACaaaacaattaaaaaagaaagtaaataaataacaaaaaaatagctTAAACTCAAGTGGTAGGCAGAGCATTACAAGCGCGGTCCGAGGTCGCACTTGCAAGGCAGAAAACTTGGCGATATGCGCGGCCGCGCTCCTAGGAGAAACCTGAGGCAGAATACTTTGCATTTTGCATGGTCtgagcgcggccgcgcacctgggccTCGAGATTTCTCAAATTTTTACCTATTCTCTCAGCATCTGATGGACTTATCACTCGCCCAAGCTCACCTGCACTTGTTAGtacttacaaaaattaaaataacaaattCTAACTACCTAAAATCACTAcgcattgggttgcctcccaaccagcGCCTTAGTTAATGTTGTGGCACGACAAATACAATAaatcaatgggttgcctcccatgaagcgccTGATCACGGCACGACGCAGATAAGTGCATTTAAGGTACGCTCAACTTTGGAGGCTCGATCAAGTGGGTCACTAACACTTTCTTTGCTTCCTCCATGCCCACATAGTGTTTCAATCTATGCCCATTGACTCGAAATGTACGAGAGTCATTACTCGCAGCAATCTCTACTGATCTCGTGGGTGAATTTCAACCACACGAAAAGGGCCTGGCCATCGTGATTTCAATTTGCCCGAAAATAACCTCAGACGCGAGTTGTATAGCAATACCGTATCTCGGGGTTTAAAATTCCGCTTAATAATATTCCTATCATGTATCATCTTCATTATCTCCTTGTATaatcttgtgctctcaaaagcgtgATATCTAAACTCATCCAGCTCATGCAACTCTGTTACTCTACTTGTTCTAGCTGCTTCACTATCAAGATTCAACTATCTCAATGCCCACCAAGCTCTATGTTCCAACTCTACGGGTAAATGAcatgccttcccaaacaccaatttGTATGGTGACAtgccaattggagttttgaaagCGGTTTGATATGCCCACAGTACATTGTCTAACTTCTTTGCGTAATCTATTCTAGTTGCATTCACAGCTTTAGTCAGCACACTCTTTATTTCTCTATTCgagacttccacttgcccgcTTATTTGTGGATGGTATAGGGTGGACATCTTATGGCGTACATCATACTTATGTAGTTCGATTGCAaaagtgagtgcctccgtcatTGATTATTGCTCTTGGTATGCCAAATCAGGTGAAAATGTTCTTTCTCAGAAAATCAATCACcccctttgcatcatttgtagggagtgatgcagcttccacccatttggatatgtattcctcagtgacgagtatgtacttgttACCATATGAGCTGACGAACGGCCCTATGAAGTCTATCCCCCATACATCAAACATTTCTACTTCCTGAATtaggttcatgggcatctcatgttgGCGGGAAATGTTCCCagttcgttggcattcatcacagcCCTTTATCCATAGATGTGCATTTTTGAACAATGTTGGACAATAGAACTCTAACTCCAAGACTTTCGCAGTTGTCCTTACTCCCCCGAAGTACCCATCATATGGTGACGCATGACAAGCTTGTAAAATAGAAGACTGGTCTATCTCGAGGATACATATCTTgatcatgttatcaacacaaatcctgaatagataaggctcatcccaataatacatgcgacaatcacgaaagaacttttcTTTTGAACAGAGGAAAGGTCATAAGGAACAATTCCGCTCTCCAGGTAGTTTGCAATGcctgcataccatggcgcttcctcGAGACTCATGGTTAGTAGTTGTTCATTTGGAAACGTTTCCAGAATCTCTTCTGCCTCAACCTTGTTTTTAACTCCTTCCAGCCTGGATAAATGGTCAACTACTTGGTTCTCCATTCCCTTTCGGtcacggatctccaaatcaagtTCTTGCAGCAATAGCACCCATCGAATCAAGCGTGGTTTTGACTCCTTCTTTTCAATTAAGTACATGAATatagcatggtcagtataaacaattacctttGAGCCTATCAGGTAAGACCTGAACttgtcaaatgcgaacaccactgCCAGCATCTCCTTTTCGGCCACAGTGTAATTTAGTTGGGGCCCACTCAACGTCCTACTTGAGTAGTATAttggatgcatgattttatcttttCGCTGCCCAAGAACTGCTCCCACAACATAGTCACTAGTATTACACATCAACTCGAttgctcccagttgggggcaACTATAATAGGTGTTGTCACCAGTCTCTTCTTTAATTCCTCAAATGCTACCCTGCAGTCATCAAAAAACACAAAATGGTGATCTTTTTCAAGTAATTTACacaaggggttagcaattttggaaaaatcgTTTATAAATCTCCTATAAAAACCGgtgtgcccaagaaaacttctgatTGCTTTGACTGAGGTGGGTGGTGAAAGCTTTTCTATCACATCAACTTTTGCACGATCCACCTCAATACCTTTACTTGACACTAGGttccccaagactatacctttatgtaccatgaaatggcacttttcccagttgagTACCAGATTAGTCTCGATACACCTTTTCAACACTCGCCTCAAGTTCACAAGGCAATCATCGAATGAATTCCCCActactgagaagtcatccatgaaaacctccattaTCTCTTCTACCATATTTGTGAATATGgtcatcatgcacctttggaatgtggtgggtacattgcataggccaaacggcATTCGCTGAAAATCATAGATTCCATAAGGGCAGGTGAACgatgttttctctctatcctcTAGGGCAGTGAAAATCTAATTATACCCcgagtacccatccaagaaacaaaagtGAGACCTCCCTGCTAATctatctagcatctgatcaatgaatggCAGTGGGAAGTGGTCCTTCTTGGTATCCAAGTTAACTTTATGTAGTCCATACAGATTCGCCAACCCGTGACTGTTCGTGTAGAGATCAACTCATTCTTCTCATTTTTCACTACCGTACCTTCCTTTTTCAGTacacattgaactgggctaacccagtTGCTGTTAGAGATAGGGAatatgattcccgcatctaaccatttAATCACTTCCTTtttcaccacttctttcatgttggggttcagccttctttgatgttctctggaaggtttgtgccatCTTCCAGCAGAATCTTATGCATACGAAAGGCCGGGTTGATCCCTTTAATGTCTATATTGGTCCACTCAATTGCAGTTTTGCACTCAGTTagtacctgcaaaagttgttatgcctgcacatctaacaatcTGGATGAGATAATAACATGAAGGTTTGAGTTAGGTCCTAAGAATGCATACCTAAGATGAGATGGCAATGACTTAACTTCCAGCTTTGGTGGATCTTCTAttgatggcttagctggaggagttTTTCTTTCATCCAagtgcaaaggctcaaattcAAGCTCCCTTTTCCAAAAACCTTGGCCTTCAAGAGCAAGTACCCACTCTGCCAAGTCTTCACCATTAGCTTCATCTAAGTTCATGAGACAAGCTTCTAGAGGGTCTTTAATGTTCAATGATGCATCGTCCTCCTCCAACACTACATCCACCGCATCTATTAGAGAGTAATCGGCAAATTTACTGTGTCTGCGCATAGATTTCTGTACGTTGAATGTTATATCTTCATCGTTTAATCTCATTTTGAGCTCTCTAGTTTCACAATAAATTAGAGCTTtcccagtggccaagaatggttttcccaaaattatgggaatttcctCGTCAACCCGACAATTAAGGATGACAAAATCTGCTGGGAACACAAACTTCCCAACCTGCACCAATACATCATCTAGAATCGCGGAGGGGCTTTTCACAGTTCGATCAGCCAGTTGTAGTAGCATAgacgtgggtctagctcttccaatgcctagcCTTTTGTAGATAGTTAGTGGCATAAGGTTTATGTTTGCTCCCAGATCACACAGTGCCTTAGCAAATGCAAAGTTGCCTAttgtgcaagggattgtgaaactcTCTAGGTCAGACAACTTCTCAGCTATGGGTCTCGTTACAACCGCACTGCAG
Proteins encoded in this region:
- the LOC107807856 gene encoding uncharacterized protein LOC107807856, with product MVGLRSGARNGSRKQTTETPVPVPIEINDSTDDKGLDARKFNFQDLATVTLTHTCSAVVTRPIAEKLSDLESFTIPCTIGNFAFAKALCDLGANINLMPLTIYKRLGIGRARPTSMLLQLADRTVKSPSAILDDVLVQVGKFVFPADFVILNCRVDEEIPIILGKPFLATGKALIYCETRELKMRLNDEDITFNVQKSMRRHSKFADYSLIDAVDVVLEEDDASLNIKDPLEACLMNLDEANGEDLAEWVLALEGQGFWKRELEFEPLHLDERKTPPAKPSIEDPPKLEVKSLPSHLRVAFEELKKRLVTTPIIVAPNWEQSS